A single Ptiloglossa arizonensis isolate GNS036 chromosome 2, iyPtiAriz1_principal, whole genome shotgun sequence DNA region contains:
- the Mu2 gene encoding mutator 2 isoform X3 yields MMDILPTQVCEDNDYISTQILSNPPHDESEDHEEVEVRILSIGSDTYLIKKGITKIGRHPESNIVLSDQTVSKRHAEIEANGRETTTWICDLNSSNKTKLNNSILRPGRFYELTDGSILEFGVVRAVYKVQRSVNDSLIPETPAPIRKNNLIISGTPDSSWNNSSTLGQNDSIIPGTQTENGESMFRRPTVPQRNSTTNEKNSFVHDSFTSDSMDDSSGFTARRKENVSEQRISIHDMETQKSSESQNEMNSDIHDAETQKICLNDIKTVKTHFQKKPIDIHDMKTPRKIERQNVSARDADDSIQDVRKHKTKKTGLTENSISDTVDVPKIEVKEGKYYSNDDSNCNDIDEEDTLNAVLTVKEEFCPHDEQIEGVQKCSEEYLQLSPSSTNFEDDCSEFDKSRNLLSSQDLLEDFIGNDDTLNASNSKSLSSAPIKSSCSNNNETTEKSKDNENIFDANTQTKNEDENIFEATTQRINFPFKAPLMADDSDETDQECMFQRYSRVASQDSQPSKSQSVVSEDEDTDEEGRFMEISIKQRQSTSLSFEVRQNESKEIMSGDSDDLFDVPTQHVNPKNEDSTATADVDFDGPTQLIKTKTSEDNLITEELEIDDMAPTQILPMAKSSPQVNKPIIHSRKNRAEETEDITEADYNIPTQVINNSEKVSESDKNESPSPFDKLNPTSVEEFSVEDIDYEMAPTQLISEIKSKSVSTADNRKKTLKKSNKTNLNDTLERNLNNIFDDVNEDDIEEQPQIRTTQVLINMLQLSQYEDKSDTSHKSDADNESPTIGKAKISQKHKRNKTSVIDSTSHSTPNKQSAKSSLKNTIIDSDSQNEENYFTKLASTRKQNVLKESQDFASSVENRSVNRKDGENATEANVSTMNDKNNSVCGTSFERLPMQKSSPRNEKLKVSKTILGKTDLSTKNKNESEESFKTGNQVSTISTGIKQPQQTSILLEKDDDDDILAGLPEFKISGTLSNPGSPTSSISTETRLNTNRNRSKQDKKKTEPKKKSAPQISTRRSSARGNMEDVKPYHSTRKSNSSTILESFGNFKVDKVSTNEHESDDENVTKRFKQSVGTEALAEDVTARPARKTTLSSSRVGKRSLSTTDVIESSNTKKFKKDTNESTSRITRHRKSTEKNTTISKKNSANIVDYMTKRNSSVNVQDSCNTQLSFSQESLQSKQLVIRIMKMSPTSPTERISQSTPAQSMAKNIVNNETRQTRRTSVKNRVASSDSTTSESEKAVPNITAQRKRSQRLTNKRQLEEEVVSSQGGEESQEVEMIMNVSFKEQNTGFNTKRKKEKHERTRNVKTKNTRKRASTILPVDENFEESNVSSDITESDNTQFEMSTSKFKPMEEYSKTNSNQSFVNNTMNNTNNMNKRGKKAKVRKLQTDKRQSKHLTETSTSSATNSSVDNASILSTPTRASTSGAFKIKHKILFTGITNDYSKLLKKLGASQVEDPAKCSVLVTDKVRRTVKFLCALAQSVPIVSINWLVESEKVGHFVELKDYILKDPVAEAKFGFKLRGSLEKAKQQKLLEGYTIVLTPNVAPPPLPELKSIINSCGGKPLVRPPSSWPQKTVIISREEDLAKAKTFLAKAPKTVTIQSTEFILTGILRQELNFIKHKLT; encoded by the exons ATGATGGATATTTTGCCGACACAAGTTTGTGAAGATAATGATTATATATCGACACAGATATTATCCAACCCTCCGCATGATGAATCTGAGGACCATGAAGAAGTAgaa gTTAGAATACTGAGCATTGGATCCGATACTTATTTAATTAAGAAAGGAATTACAAAAATTGGCAGACATCCAGAATCCAATATTGTACTATCTGATCAA ACGGTATCTAAGAGGCACGCAGAAATCGAGGCTAACGGTCGTGAGACAACGACATGGATCTGCGATTTGAATTCTTCCAACAAAACAAAGCTCAATAAT TCGATTTTAAGGCCTGGTCGATTCTACGAGTTAACAGATGGAAGCATACTCGAATTTGGCGTTGTACGCGCAGTTTATAAGGTCCAACGATCGGTGAACGACTCCTTGATCCCGGAAACTCCGGCCCCAATTCGTAAAAACAATCTGATAATTTCTGGAACACCTGATTCGTCTTGG AACAATTCGTCCACTTTGGGGCAGAACGATTCTATAATTCCTGGCACCCAAACTGAGAATGGAGAATCCATGTTTCGACGTCCGACTGTGCCTCAACGGAACTCAACCACCAATGAAAAGAATTCTTTCGTTCACGATTCCTTCACCAGTGACAGCATGGACGATTCCTCGGGTTTCACTGCTCGGAGAAAGGAAAACGTAAGCGAACAGAGGATCAGTATTCATGATATGGAAACGCAGAAGTCATCCGAATCGCAAAACGAAATGAATTCCGATATCCACGACGCTGAAACTCAAAAGATCTGCTTGAACGATATTAAAACTGTCAAAACACACTTTCAAAAGAAGCCAATTGATATTCATGATATGAAGACACCGAGAAAAATCGAGCGTCAGAATGTTTCAGCACGAGATGCTGATGACAGCATTCAAGACGTTCGGAAACATAAGACGAAAAAAACAGGCCTAACAGAAAATAGTATAAGCGATACGGTGGATGTACCaaagattgaagttaaagaggGAAAATACTATTCTAATGATGATAGTAATTGTAATGATATAGACGAAGAAGATACGTTAAATGCAGTTTTAACTGTAAAAGAAGAATTTTGTCCGCACGATGAACAGATAGAAGGTGTTCAAAAATGTTCAGAAGAGTACCTGCAATTGTCGCCCTCCTCAACAAATTTCGAAGATGACTGTTCAGAATTCGATAAAAGCCGCAATTTACTTAGTTCGCAAGATTTATTAGAGGACTTTATCGGAAATGATGATACACTCAATGCTTCAAATTCGAAATCATTGTCATCGGCGCCTATAAAGTCTTCGTGCTCGAATAACAATGAAACGACTGAAAAAAGTAAAGACAATGAAAACATATTCGACGCAAATACGCAAACCAAGAATgaggatgaaaatatttttgaagcTACTACTCAACGCATTAATTTCCCATTTAAGGCTCCTCTGATGGCAGATGACTCCGATGAGACCGATCAAGAATGTATGTTTCAAAGGTATTCGCGCGTTGCCAGTCAAGATAGTCAACCTTCGAAAAGTCAGTCGGTTGTTAGCGAAGATGAGGACACGGATGAAGAAGGTCGTTTCATGGAAATTTCCATAAAGCAAAGACAATCTACATCCTTGTCATTTGAAGTGCGGCAGAATGAAAGCAAAGAGATTATGAGCGGAGACTCTGATGATCTGTTTGATGTACCTACACAACATGTAAACCCAAAAAACGAAGATTCAACAGCTACTGCTGACGTAGATTTTGATGGGCCAACGCAATTGATTAAAACGAAAACATCTGAGGATAACTTAATAACAGAGGAGTTGGAAATCGATGATATGGCACCAACACAAATTCTTCCAATGGCAAAATCTTCTCCACAAGTAAACAAACCTATTATCCATTCAAGAAAAAATAGAGCCGAAGAAACGGAAGATATTACTGAAGCAGACTATAATATACCTACTCAAGTAATTAACAATTCGGAAAAAGTTTCAGAATCAGATAAAAATGAATCACCAAGTCCTTTTGACAAATTGAATCCAACTTCCGTGGAAGAATTTAGCGTTGAGGACATTGATTATGAAATGGCACCTACTCAATTAATCAGTGAGATCAAAAGCAAATCTGTATCAACTGCTGACAACAGGAAAAAAACATTAAAGAAatcgaataaaacaaatttaaatgATACTTTAGAAAGAAATCTAAACAATATATTCGATGATGTGAACGAGGATGATATAGAAGAGCAACCGCAGATACGAACAACTCAGGTACTCATAAATATGTTGCAATTGTCGCAATATGAGGATAAATCCGACACCAGTCATAAGTCTGACGCAGATAATGAATCACCAACAATTGGCAAAGCAAAAATATCACAGAAACACAAGCGAAACAAAACATCAGTAATCGATTCAACATCTCATTCAACACCAAACAAGCAGTCTGCTAAGTCTAGTTTAAAGAATACCATCATTGACAGCGATTCACAAAATGAGGAAAATTATTTCACCAAGCTTGCTTCAACAAGGAAACAAAACGTTTTAAAAGAATCGCAAGATTTTGCTAGTTCTGTTGAAAACAGATCAGTCAATAGAAAAGATGGGGAAAATGCAACAGAGGCAAATGTTAGCACTATGAATGATAAAAACAATAGTGTTTGCGGTACATCATTTGAACGTTTACCAATGCAAAAATCGTCACCGAGAAATGAGAAATTAAAAGTGTCGAAAACTATTCTAGGTAAAACAGATTTatctacaaaaaataaaaatgaatctgAAGAATCTTTCAAAACAGGTAACCAAGTATCCACAATATCAACGGGTATTAAACAACCTCAACAGACCTCTATATTACTGGagaaagacgacgacgacgacatttTGGCCGGTTTACCTGAGTTTAAAATTTCAGGTACTTTATCAAATCCAGGAAGTCCAACGTCGTCGATATCAACAGAGACTAGATTGAACACAAATAGAAATCGATCAAAacaggataaaaaaaaaactgaaccgAAAAAGAAATCAGCTCCGCAGATATCCACGCGAAGATCAAGTGCTCGTGGGAACATGGAAGATGTTAAACCTTATCATTCTACTAGGAAATCAAATTCTTCAACTATTTTGGAAAGTTTTGGTAATTTCAAGGTTGATAAAGTGTCCACAAATGAACATGAAAGCGATGATGAGAATGTAACTAAACGGTTTAAGCAATCG GTAGGAACCGAAGCTCTGGCTGAAGATGTAACTGCCAGACCTGCAAGAAAAACTACTTTAAGCTCTTCACGCGTTGGAAAAAGATCACTCAGTACGACGGATGTGATCGAAAGTAGTAATACAAAAAAATTTAAGAAGGATACTAATGAAAGTACATCCAGAATTACCAGACATAGAAAGAGTACTGAAAAAAATACTACCATTAGTAAAAAAAATTCTGCAAACATTGTTGACTACATGACTAAACGAAATTCATCAGTCAATGTACAAGATTCATGCAATACACAGTTGTCATTTAGTCAAGAAAGCTTGCAGTCTAAACAGTTGGTGATAAGAATCATGAAAATGTCTCCAACTTCACCAACAGAGAGGATATCTCAAAGTACCCCGGCACAGTCGATGGCTAAAAATATTGTCAACAATGAAACCAGGCAAACTCGGCGTACAAGCGTCAAGAATCGAGTTGCTTCGAGCGATTCAACTACGTCGGAAAGTGAAAAAGCTGTTCCAAATATAACAGCACAAAGAAAGCGGAGTCAGAGGTTAACAAACAAACGACAACTTGAGGAAGAAGTTGTCAGTTCCCAAGGTGGAGAAGAATCTCAAGAAGTGGAGATGATCATGAATGTTTCGTTTAAAGAGCAAAATACTGGTTTTaacacaaaaagaaagaaagagaaacacgAAAGAACGAGAAATGTCAAAACCAAAAATACTAGAAAACGTGCAAGCACGATCCTTCCTGTggatgaaaattttgaagaaagcAATGTTTCTTCTGATATTACTGAATCTGATAATACGCAATTTGAAATGTCCACTTCAAAATTTAAACCAATGGAAGAATATTCGAAGACTAATTCTAATCAAAGTTTTGTAAATAATACTatgaataatacaaataatatgaataaaagaggaaagaaagcaAAAGTACGAAAGCTTCAAACTGACAAAAGACAAAGCAAACATTTGACAGAGACCAGCACTTCCTCAGCAACGAATTCCAGTGTAGACAATGCATCAATTCTTTCAACACCAACCAGAGCATCAACGAGTGGAGCATTTAAAATAAAACATAAAATCTTATTTACGGGTATTACAAACGACTACAGCAAGTTATTGAAAAAATTAG gaGCATCGCAAGTCGAAGATCCAGCAAAGTGTAGTGTATTGGTTACGGATAAAGTACGAAGGACCGTTAAATTTTTGTGTGCATTAGCACAATCTGTGCCAATAGTTTCAATCAATTGGTTGGTCGAAAGTGAAAAAGTTGGCCACTTTGTAGAGTTAAAGGATTATATTTTAAAAGACCCTGTTGCAGAAGCTAAATTTGGTTTTAAGTTAAGGGGAAGTCTAGAAAAAGCAAAGCAACAAAAACTATTGGAAGGATATACCATTGTATTAACGCCTAACGTAGCACCTCCACCTTTGCCAGAATTGAAAA gtatAATCAATTCGTGCGGTGGTAAACCATTAGTACGACCACCATCGTCATGGCCACAAAAAACGGTGATCATTTCTCGGGAAGAAGATTTAGCAAAAGCAAAAACATTTCTTGCGAAAGCTCCAAAAACTGTGACCATACAGTCAACGGAATTTATATTAACTGGAATTTTAAGACAAGAgctaaattttattaaacacaAATTAACataa